In Oncorhynchus keta strain PuntledgeMale-10-30-2019 chromosome 19, Oket_V2, whole genome shotgun sequence, a single genomic region encodes these proteins:
- the LOC118398725 gene encoding low-density lipoprotein receptor-related protein 11-like: MPFNCVNIMALAEHHRLITCVLLFCIVTSIQTRFSQTLDLKSKISGVEELLEEFRKQLQQDPTYTREEEEVVDVCLADFNAVEEHIIRATASIEQGATFLSAPDRVYSWKDCLHACCADPHCTVAVVQGDMRQSDESLSCYLFSCTYRNKNVCSFAAQAGFSTYSRAHNTTGHLISSSGNGDVNKLVNLIRRPEENPRVDDGTQMPDMDEPPRSNAGQDVVIQLPTDCAVLDGRDSVADHGVTRYEWALVKGEPAINMKVTQPGLLKISGLQEGSFTFQMTVTDTAGQKSSDNVTVTVLAPEHQAEVDGNRKSMTHPAGLPSPHKPVAQPEETEDHSMAQGGPRKTMEEARPTPPQAPQTPQSGDWSKAVPQVLPLPSHSEQESLVRQGPCAAPPAVGPCKGIFPRWFYDPVAEECKHFIYRGCRGNHNNFLQVADCVNECIKRTGPANKQMTLASPPTTKHTETVFPSTFPAEAPIVTMKMPEIKPLPERDMFPISKPHSVMGGHPGPESGAILPLALGLIITALLLLMIGCRLRLVRHKLKKARPLTTEESDYLINGMYL, encoded by the exons ATGCCATTTAACTGCGTAAACATAATGGCTTTGGCTGAGCATCATCGACTCATTACGTGTGTGCTGCTGTTCTGTATAGTGACTAGCATTCAAACCCGGTTCTCTCAAACATTAGACTTGAAATCTAAAATATCGGGGGTGGAAGAGCTCTTAGAGGAATTCCGCAAGCAGCTCCAACAGGACCCGACGTAtaccagggaggaggaagaggtagttGACGTCTGTCTGGCTGATTTCAACGCCGTAGAGGAGCACATCATCCGAGCAACTGCCTCCATTGAGCAGGGAGCCACCTTCCTCTCGGCTCCTGACCGGGTGTACAGTTGGAAAGACTGTCTCCATGCCTGCTGTGCAGACCCTCACTGCACGGTGGCGGTGGTCCAGGGGGACATGAGGCAATCGGACGAAAGCCTCAGCTGCTATTTGTTCAGCTGCACCTATAGAAATAAAAACGTTTGTTCATTCGCAGCACAGGCAGGGTTTAGCACCTACAGTCGGGCTCACAATACAACAGGACACCTCATCTCCTCCAGTGGCAATGGAGATGTGAACAAATTGGTCAATTTGATTAGGAGACCTGAGGAAAACCCTAGAGTTGATGATGGCACTCAAATGCCAG ACATGGACGAGCCGCCCCGCAGTAATGCCGGCCAGGATGTAGTTATCCAGCTGCCCACTGACTGTGCAGTACTGGATGGCCGGGACAGTGTGGCCGACCATGGGGTCACCCGTTACGAATGGGCCCTGGTGAAGGGTGAACCGGCCATCAACATGAAG GTGACCCAGCCAGGGTTACTGAAAATCAGTGGTCTACAGGAGGGTTCCTTTACCTTCCAGATGACTGTCACAGACACCGCGGGACAGAAGAGCTCAGACAATGTCACTGTGACAGTGCTGGCTCCAGAACACCAAGCTGAag TTGATGGGAACAGGAAGTCAATGACCCACCCTGCAGGTCTACCCAGCCCACACAAGcctgtggcccagccagaggagACTGAGGACCACTCCATGGCCCAGGGTGGACCCAGGAAGACCATGGAGGAGGCCAGACCAACTCCACCACAAGCCCCACAGACTCCACAGTCTGGTGACTGGAGCAAGGCAGTGCCCCAAGTCCTACCACTGCCAAGTCACAGTGAACAGGAGAGCCTCGTCCGTCAAG GGCCCTGTGCAGCGCCCCCTGCTGTGGGGCCATGTAAAGGCATCTTCCCACGCTGGTTCTATGACCCTGTGGCTGAAGAGTGCAAGCATTTCATCTACAGAGGCTGCAGGGGCAACCACAACAACTTCCTGCAGGTGGCAGACTGCGTCAATGAATGTATAAAAAGAACAG GTCCCGCTAACAAGCAAATGACATTGGCATCTCCCCCCACcaccaaacacacagagacag tcttccccAGTACATTTCCTGCGGAGGCCCCTATAGTGACCATGAAGATGCCAGAGATCAAACCACTACCAGAGCGTGACATGTTCCCAATATCCAAACCACATTCAGTAATGGGAGGACACCCAGGGCCTGAGTCAG GTGCTATACTGCCATTGGCTCTAGGCCTGATTATCACGGCTTTGCTGCTGCTCATGATTGGCTGTCGC